One region of Anaeromyxobacter paludicola genomic DNA includes:
- a CDS encoding ABC transporter ATP-binding protein: MPAPELSSGARAAAPRASLRRLWPLFREERPALALATLLLLVGSLAALAYPQGVRIIVDGATSRRDPAAVRDAALLLGALAVLQGLAVAGRAWLFGVAGERGVRRVREQLFRSLVSQEVAFFDGQRTGALQSRLASDTAALQALLSSQLSMALRNGVQVAGALALLVYTSPRLTAVMLSVIPAVAFGAVFYGRKIRGLSRRSQDALAEAGHVAEESLSAIRTVRAFAAEDAEDRRYGAAVARAFALARARVLAGSVFLGATYAGVYAAIAVVLGYGGALVAQGALTAGALTAFLVYTLLIAMGLGTLADNWAEAMRGLGAAERVFELVDRAPAMALRGGRRLERVAGRVAFEDVRFSYPLRPEAEVLHGIELVVEPGEVVALVGPSGAGKSTLGALLVRLYDPSAGRVTLDGHDLRELDPSWLRAQVGVVSQEPVLFSTSVAENVRYGRPGASDAEVREALAGANALDFVQGFPDGLATRVGERGQQLSGGQKQRVAIARAILKDPRLLLLDEATSALDAGSEALVQEALARLMRGRTAIVIAHRLSTVVGADRVVVIDGGRVIESGGHAALVSRGGAYARLVERQVLRG, from the coding sequence TTGCCCGCCCCCGAGCTTTCGTCCGGCGCCCGCGCCGCCGCCCCCCGCGCCTCCCTCCGCCGCCTCTGGCCGCTGTTCCGCGAGGAGCGGCCGGCGCTCGCCCTCGCCACCCTGCTCCTCCTCGTGGGCTCGCTGGCGGCGCTCGCCTACCCGCAGGGCGTCCGGATCATCGTGGACGGCGCCACCTCCCGGCGCGACCCGGCCGCGGTCCGGGACGCCGCGCTGCTGCTGGGGGCGCTCGCGGTGCTGCAGGGGCTCGCCGTGGCCGGCCGGGCCTGGCTCTTCGGCGTCGCCGGCGAGCGCGGCGTCCGGCGCGTGCGCGAGCAGCTCTTCCGCTCGCTGGTCTCGCAGGAGGTCGCCTTCTTCGACGGCCAGCGCACGGGCGCCCTCCAGTCCCGGCTCGCCTCCGACACCGCCGCGCTGCAGGCGCTCCTCTCGTCCCAGCTCTCGATGGCGCTGCGCAACGGCGTGCAGGTGGCCGGCGCGCTGGCGCTCCTCGTCTACACCTCGCCGCGCCTCACCGCGGTGATGCTGTCGGTCATCCCGGCGGTGGCCTTCGGCGCGGTCTTCTACGGGCGGAAGATCCGCGGCCTGTCGCGCCGCTCGCAGGACGCCCTCGCCGAGGCCGGGCACGTCGCCGAGGAGTCGCTCTCCGCCATCCGCACCGTCCGGGCCTTCGCCGCCGAGGACGCCGAGGACCGCCGCTACGGCGCCGCCGTGGCCCGGGCCTTCGCGCTCGCCCGCGCCCGGGTCCTCGCCGGCTCCGTCTTCCTGGGCGCCACCTACGCCGGCGTCTACGCCGCCATCGCGGTGGTGCTCGGCTACGGCGGGGCCCTCGTGGCGCAGGGCGCGCTCACCGCCGGCGCGCTGACCGCCTTCCTCGTCTACACGCTGCTCATCGCCATGGGGCTCGGGACCCTGGCCGACAACTGGGCGGAGGCGATGCGCGGGCTGGGGGCCGCCGAGCGGGTCTTCGAGCTCGTGGACCGCGCCCCGGCGATGGCGCTGCGGGGCGGGCGCCGGCTCGAGCGCGTCGCCGGCCGCGTCGCCTTCGAGGACGTCCGCTTCTCGTACCCGCTCCGGCCCGAGGCCGAGGTGCTCCACGGGATCGAGCTGGTGGTCGAGCCGGGCGAGGTGGTGGCCCTCGTCGGCCCCTCCGGCGCCGGCAAGTCCACGCTCGGCGCGCTCCTGGTCCGGCTCTACGACCCCTCCGCCGGCCGGGTCACGCTCGACGGGCACGACCTCCGGGAGCTCGATCCCTCCTGGCTGCGCGCCCAGGTCGGGGTGGTGTCGCAGGAGCCGGTGCTCTTCTCGACCAGCGTCGCCGAGAACGTCCGCTACGGCCGCCCCGGCGCGAGCGACGCCGAGGTGCGCGAGGCCCTCGCCGGCGCCAACGCGCTCGACTTCGTCCAGGGCTTCCCCGACGGCCTCGCCACGCGCGTGGGCGAGCGGGGGCAGCAGCTCTCCGGCGGCCAGAAGCAGCGGGTGGCCATCGCCCGGGCCATCCTCAAGGACCCGCGGCTCCTCCTCCTCGACGAGGCGACGAGCGCGCTCGACGCCGGCTCGGAGGCGCTGGTGCAGGAGGCGCTCGCGAGGCTCATGCGCGGCCGCACCGCGATCGTCATCGCCCACCGGCTCTCCACGGTGGTGGGCGCCGACCGGGTGGTGGTGATCGACGGCGGCCGGGTGATCGAGTCGGGCGGCCACGCCGCGCTGGTCTCGCGCGGCGGCGCCTACGCCCGGCTGGTGGAGCGGCAGGTGCTGCGCGGGTAG
- a CDS encoding HNH endonuclease, with the protein MNAPLSFDLTALSDRALLEALTSLVRREREVTAEVVAHLAEVDARRLYRDHACPSMHAYCVGVLHLADEAAYKRINAARTARRFPAVLEMLADGRLHLSAVCLLAQHLTEENHGALLDAAVHRSKRDIEELLAERFPRPDVPAALRKLPSPLPRFAPSAPPEAPPLVAPPQAPSLLPRPEAPSLLIAPEAPSRRIPPAALAPSAPVVAPPPPPRPVLAPLAPERYRLQLTISRQTRDRLEEARDLLGHQMPAGDLAEVVDRALELLVRELRKRKFAETRTPRAPRSAPATEGSRHIPHHVRREVALRDGNQCTFVAEDGRRCPARRRLEFHHQRVAFAKGGEGSADNLCLRCTAHHGLATEQEFGREHVARRVAEARLARERLRGAKAPSPGVASTPRERRREAKPPSPGTARTASTPSSFAFGPT; encoded by the coding sequence ATGAACGCTCCGCTCTCCTTCGACCTGACCGCACTGTCCGACCGCGCGCTCCTCGAGGCCCTCACCTCGCTCGTCCGGCGCGAGCGCGAGGTCACCGCCGAGGTCGTCGCGCACCTCGCCGAGGTCGATGCTCGCAGGCTCTACCGCGACCACGCCTGTCCCTCGATGCACGCTTACTGCGTGGGCGTGCTCCACCTCGCCGACGAGGCCGCCTACAAGCGCATCAACGCCGCCCGTACGGCGCGCCGCTTCCCTGCCGTCCTGGAGATGCTCGCCGACGGCAGGCTCCACCTCTCCGCCGTATGCCTCCTTGCGCAGCACCTCACCGAGGAGAACCACGGAGCCCTCCTCGACGCCGCGGTCCACCGCAGCAAGCGCGACATCGAAGAGCTCCTCGCCGAGCGATTCCCCCGGCCGGACGTGCCCGCGGCGCTGCGCAAGCTCCCGAGCCCGTTGCCGCGCTTCGCGCCATCGGCGCCGCCCGAAGCGCCGCCGCTTGTCGCTCCGCCGCAAGCGCCCTCGCTTCTCCCTCGGCCCGAAGCGCCATCACTCCTCATTGCGCCCGAAGCGCCGTCGCGCCGCATTCCCCCCGCTGCGCTCGCGCCCTCCGCACCGGTCGTCGCGCCGCCTCCTCCTCCGCGCCCCGTGCTCGCTCCGCTCGCGCCCGAGCGCTACAGGCTCCAGCTCACCATTTCTCGCCAGACCCGCGACCGGCTGGAGGAGGCCCGGGACCTGCTCGGCCATCAGATGCCGGCCGGAGATCTCGCCGAGGTGGTCGACCGCGCGCTCGAGCTCCTGGTCCGGGAGCTTCGCAAGCGGAAGTTCGCCGAGACCCGAACGCCGCGCGCGCCCAGGTCCGCCCCGGCGACCGAGGGCTCACGGCACATTCCCCACCACGTCCGGCGCGAGGTGGCGCTTCGCGACGGGAATCAGTGCACCTTTGTCGCCGAGGACGGACGGCGCTGCCCGGCGCGCCGCAGGCTCGAGTTCCACCACCAGCGGGTCGCGTTCGCGAAGGGCGGGGAGGGGTCGGCCGACAACCTCTGCCTCCGCTGCACCGCCCACCACGGGCTCGCGACGGAGCAGGAGTTCGGCCGCGAGCACGTCGCCCGACGGGTCGCCGAGGCCCGGTTAGCGCGCGAGCGCCTCCGCGGTGCCAAGGCGCCTTCCCCGGGAGTGGCGAGCACCCCCCGCGAGCGCCGCCGCGAGGCCAAGCCACCGTCCCCGGGAACGGCGAGAACGGCCAGCACTCCCTCATCGTTCGCGTTCGGCCCGACCTGA